The window GCGGCCGCACGGCCAGCATGCGAAAGCCGGCCTGGTCGTCCCCGTCGAACTCGGCGTAGGGGTTGTCCGGCCCGGGGACGTAGGTGACGCCGCCGAGCAGCGTGCCGTCGTCGTCGATGGCGACGAGCACCGCGGCGTCCCGGTCACGGCCGGCGACGTCACGGAGCACCGCCTCGTAGCCCGGTGAGAGCGGCGTGCCGGGCAGTGCCCGGTACGCGGCAACCGTGAGGTCGGCGAGCTCGCGGTACTGGTGCTGGGCGATCGGCTGCACGCGCACGGACGGACGGTAGCCGCCGCCCGGTCCGGCGGTACGGGGCACTCGACCGGCCGGTGAAAAAAAGGTGCCAGGCACCTTTTTTTCAGCCTGCAATTCACCCGAACTGGTGGC is drawn from Gaiellales bacterium and contains these coding sequences:
- a CDS encoding GNAT family N-acetyltransferase; its protein translation is MRVQPIAQHQYRELADLTVAAYRALPGTPLSPGYEAVLRDVAGRDRDAAVLVAIDDDGTLLGGVTYVPGPDNPYAEFDGDDQAGFRMLAVRPHLQGHGAGTALVDACIDRARRDGKREVTLYTTNGMVAAHRLYERFGFRRAPEFDMMVEDQLQLLSYVLTL